The Kryptolebias marmoratus isolate JLee-2015 linkage group LG1, ASM164957v2, whole genome shotgun sequence sequence GAGGCGCTCCGGGTCCGGCTCGGCTGGCTTCGACCGCTGTCAGAGTCGGATGCTGATGATGGAGTCGGTCGGTTGATACGCGCATCAGCTGAGAGACACACACCCACCTCTGGCCCCGCCCCCTTCGGCTGCATGATACCAACGCCCCCTTTTGGCATCCATCCAGAGGACCCCCCCCCCNCCCCAAACAAACCATGGAGGCAGATACTCccctggatggatggatggatgaaacccaaaatgttctttaaaaaaaaaggagtaaagttgcctttgattgtgtttttttggtgtgtattatttactgttttcagTTCTGTTGCCAGGTGGCATGGTGGGGCAGTGGTTAAAGCTGACGCTACACAGCGAGAAGGTCGCTGGATCGCCTCctggcctgaggcctttctgagaggagtttacatgttctccccgagCATGCTTTACTCTGGCTGCTCCGGTTTCCACCCGCAGACCAAAAGCATGCCTGTTGGGTTATTGGGTAACTCTAAATGgtccccaggtgtgagtgagagggtgaatggttgcttgtctccacgtgtctctgtgatggactccctcccccctctcacacaggcaccagctccccacgacaaGCAGGTAAAGGTAATGGCTGGTTCTGTCGCTCGGAtgtctccttgttgttttgGAGTCTCTTGTGTTTCCGTGTGTCTCCTCAGTCGGCACGGTTCCTCTGTCGCTGTGCTCCTCAGTTGTCACCGCTCACCTCATCAGTCACAGCCTATTCATTCTCCCACCCCTCACCTCTctgcagtcagtcagtttgGTATGTTCCCTGCCTCGTGCTTTTGGCTTCTTTTGAATTTGCCGCCCTATCaccactttttaatttatttttttacattgaatCTTTTCTGCTCATCGAATCCTCAGGCAggtctgcatccttgggtcctaTAAACCACTAAACCTGACATTTAATGCAATTTGTTAagattaatataaaatattcaactttacTAACTAGTCTATTGAAAGTAAACTTGGATGTAAACTTCTGTAATTGTCAAGCAGATCAGCTTGACAATTATACCTTTACAGATTATTTTACTAATCATTTGCTTTGGcacaatttttaaaacacacaccacttttttcaaaacacaacCCCATATAGTTTgcaaaatgacacatttttgtGAAAACTTATGCACCACTATAACTTGTAAAAAACTGTATTTGGTTGTCATATACAGTTTTTTATGATTGCCTAGGCACAATTTTGAAATTAAACCCCCGTTTTGTCAAAAAACACTTCCTAAAGTTTGCACAATCACTCACAcagttacaaaaaacattttttatttcactgtgttttctttttcttagcaTCTTACATCAgataaagaaacataaaactgattGTGAATTAAACACCTGAAATGAATTATTGAGAAATGAAATGCATCATTTCTACACAAAGAGTGGATGCTCCCATATTTAATcagtaaacaataaaatatgtatgACTCAAAAtgagacaataaataaatgtatctgAATTTTTTTGGTGCCTTTTTTCTGCTCGTTAGTGTTGCATAAGCGTGAGCCTTTAAAACGATAATGATTTAAGCAAAGGATTTTCCACTACAGGTTAtgataaatatttactttttacaaacaaaaacagctctgaaTCTGAACAAGCCTTTCAATTGTTATCTATGAAATTATTTCCTGGTGTAATCCCACGTTTCAATCGTTGTTTACAGAGAGCCCACCAACAAGTGGAAGCAGCTCTTCTTCTGTCTGCTGAAATCCGGCTGCCTGTCCATGAGGTGGCGGtgctgtctgtctgcaggacTCGGGGGCTCATGCTGAGGTTCACAGCTGCAACACTGATGCAACCATGCTGGAGAAATCTCAGCTTTTCTCTGGGTTGCTCTGCTCATCACTGACCACCAGAGGGCGCCGGCATTTTATTCCACAGAACAGGGTTTTATTCTCTGTGGAGATGAGACATAAAACCTCTAAAACTTGGAACATTCTTAGTAGTTTGTGTCTTCCCCCTGcctgtttgcttttgttctccatactttgttttgtttggggtaATGCTTCGAAGCGGAATAAAACAATCCTGTTTGATTACTGAAATATAATTGGTTGGAATCCAAGATTGGCCATCTTTTTGAAACGAGAAAAATTGTTAATTTCTTTCAAAATGGGCTTTAATTTGTGTGTATCTTGAATAaggtgtgaatgtttttgttatcTTGTTGATAAAATGGCCTAAATTAGGCATGTAATCTGCGTGGAGAGGATTTATTCCAATAATATCACTGTTTTTATAAGAAATGACTCAAATTGTacttttgtaatttgtttaaatcagtaaaaaaatccCCCTGCCGCAACTAATTTCCTCTCTTCTTCatgtacttttttcttttttactgttagGGAcactttaaatgcaaaataaacattcaaatgGATATAATCTTGAGGCTGTAAACTGTCTGTAAAGTTTTCACTGATTTAAAGTGATGAGAAAACGTTCGATAAAAAAGTTTGCTCACtctgatgtaaaaaaacaatcaggaacCAATGAGTTAATGCTGAAATGAACAGTTAATTGCAAGTAATGATCTTTACAGACTCATGCAGTGAAGAAGAAAAGCTGCACGGCCTGGATTTTAAGTGTGAGGGTCTGACACCATCACTATGTGAAAGGAAATAGCTCTGTCGTGGCACAACGTGTGCACATGGAGAACATGTTGGAGAAAGAACCAGAACCGTGTGGAGCTCAGCTTCTCCACAAACCTTGAGCAGCTGTTCAGCATCACCACCAACTCCTGACGGACAGGCCCAACTGAGGGACGAAAATAACCCGTGGGGTTAGGGAGCCTACCAACTCCTGAATGGGGGTGTGGGAGTTTCTGTCAGGTGATGGGGCTGAAATGCTAAAAATGTCAGCAGAAAGGGAAGAAAATGAACAGATCTGAGAGACTGACAGGTGTTCACACAGGACTAAAGACTTTTAGTGTCTTTGTAATCTAATGGGAGAGCTCAGTCCCATCCCACCTTCTACGCCCGGTGGTACAGTTCGAGTGGCGCTCGGCTATTTTAGTACCTCGAGGGAGGAATGTTCAGTTGTCATTGAAGAACATAGATTAGTGTACGAGTCCttgagctctctctctctctctccctggtGTAACGTTCTTCTCTTCTCAGACCACGTTTCATTCAGAAAAGTCACAGGAAACGGAGCACCGATGGAAAGCGTGGTGATATTCGACTCACCTGGGAAAGGAAGGGGCTTGAAGGCCGCCAAGGAGTTTTGGGCTGGAGATGTTATTTTCTCTGAGGCCAGTATTGCAGCTGTTGTGTTTGACAGGTATGATAGGTGTGGATTATCAGTGACAGTGAAATTTGACCATCAGGAggatatttaaatgttttttcttacattttagcCACAATATGTTATATATTTTCTCTTCTCAAAGACTCGACAGGTATTTTTTAGTGGTTTGAAGTCATTTTCTTACACAATGCTTCCTCATAATCGTCAGTTAGCAGCGTTTAAACAACACAGGTagtaaattaaatattgtaaaatgtgtttggtTGGCCAAATGCTGCTGCCTACTTGGAATAATCTCCTTTCACACAGTTATCGTAGCTTTAACAACAGGTAACatgtgggagaaaaaaatctcCACTCAAAGTCCAAGTTTTTTATGGAACCAAGTTTCCTGATAGGCTAAGAATATTTTGAGATTATATAAATTAGAAAGATAGAAGAAAAACTTCATTACTtcaatgaaaactgaaaagttgTCTTTAATCTGAtggaaacatgaaaataaaaggcctagtgttccttgaaggaatgtgtatcACCTGCTGGcttacatgccaaagttttaaatgatttcttgCACTTGTTTGTCGTGGGGATTAGTCTCAGATACCACCAcgccaaatgttagctcagcatctataaaactgactgatttatagccatttttgtgtttgcaaaggttgattagctgtcggccatcttgagttaggttaactccaaaagttaatcagtggtaggTCTGGTGGTCTTCGGTAATGTTTAGCGCATGTTTGACGGCCGTCATTCaggcttttgtttctgttcgtTCTGACATATTGATATTTTTCCCCTTCTCCTTTCCCTGCAGCCTCGCAGAGCGAATTTGCCACAGCTGTTTCCGCAGGCAAGAAAAGCTCCAGAGGTGTGCCCAGTGCAAATTTGCTCATTACTGTGACCGAACTTGCCAGCGCGCCGCCTGGCCCGAGCACAAAGTGGAATGTGGTGCCATCAAAGCTTATGGAAAAGTACCAAATGAGAACATCCGGTGagtggaagcagaagaaaatatggttaaacaaaaaaacatacacatttaTCTAATTTCACCGTGACCCTGTGTGACCTCTCCTCCGCTGTTGTTTCCTTTGGTCAGACTGGTGGCCCGGGTCCTGTGGCGCCTCGATAAGGAGGGCAGCATGGTGTCCGACATGCAGCTGACCACGCTGGATGAGCTGGAGGACCACATCAACGACATGCAAGAACACGATTTGAAGGAGTTAAAAGTGGACGTCCACAACTTCCTGGACTACTGGCCCCGAACCAGCAAGCAGCACCTAATTGACGACATCTCACACATATTTGGAGTGGTGCGTCCTCATACATAACATATTGTGGGTGTTAAACTGTTAGTGGCGCTCCGAAACAGGGGCTCCTCCTGGAGTTAAGCTGTGGCTCCTAATACTTGATTAACAAATTTATTATCtacacattttataaatatctAGTAACAACTTTTGCCTAACAATTTGTACAGTGTGCCGATGAGATAAACAAATACTGAGTCGTAAAAGTGATAAGGACTATCCAGACTTTATTTCTGGTTCCAGTGGGCCGGTCTAGCGTTCCCAGCTGTTTTATTACGAGTCAAAGCCAAGCAATATCTGTTACCACACCCTTATCACAGTGTTATAGGTACAGCTTCAGTGTTTGGAATAATACTGGCTTATTTGACAAGCTAAAATAGTCAGTAAATGTCAAACAAGAAGATATTTATTGTTAGTTTAATCCTAACTCCAtatgagttttgttttccctGGTAATTGCTCAATGTGGTCGAGcacattcaatttaaaaaactaaaaaataggTAAAATAACTGTGTGAAAACTCTAAACCAGACCTTTGAGTTATTCGTGCTGACTTTATTTTCCCACTAAGATTGAAGTTTTTTACGTTGAATGTTCCAGATCAACTGCAACGGCTTCTCTGTGAGCGACCAGAAGGGTCTTCAGGCGGTCGGAGTCGGTCTTTTCCCAAACTTGTGCCTGGTTAACCACGACTGCTGGCCAAACTGCACCGTGATCCTCAACCACGGCAAgtaagttacaaaaactgagaacaacaacaacaacaaaaaaaactctcagTGACACATGTTCCCTCAATGTTGTTGTTTGCATTTAGATGTAAATGAGTTTAATTCAATGAAAGCATAAAAGTCCTCAGTGTTTAGAAGCTTGTGCTGATTTGTCGTCAtgtgcattttgttgtttgtgtgcagtTTGTGTATTTGTCAAGTATCATTTGGGGTAAAACTacctgtttgtctttcagtCAATCGGCTGTGAGTACTGTATTTCATTCTCAACAGAGGTGCGTTACCTCAACCGAAGTCTTTCAAGTAAAGATTAGAACTCTAATAAACATTTCATATGCACATAACCCTGTGCATCGTTTGtagcaataaaacatttctgcctctttttttagAGTTCACTTTGGTCAGTGTGACACCACCTGAATGCTCTAACAATtactggttttattgttgtttaacaAAAGGCTACCATAATattcttttttccctcttttcatCAACATATATCTTTCTAACCTCTTGTCAGATCAACACACAAAGTTTTACTTGTGTGCTGCTGGTTTCTCACTTCATTTTTCTGCTTATTGTGAAAATACAGACTGCTATGTCAGAAGCTTTTACTAATAGTTCACCTCTAACATCATATAACATTTTCACTTAGGCCTTTTTTAAAGGTGCTATCTGACAGAATTTAATTGTAAAGGTTCAGTTATTGCCAACCAATTAGCTAGTTTGCTTTGGTGGTGCTTCTTGATGTTACTCAGCTGCTTTTTGAGCAAATACCGAATGTTTCCAAAATATATACTCTTATACTGAAGCTGGCAACAgtatttcttgatttttttcttttggaaaagaTCTGCTGTAAGCTAAAGAACAACTTACACCAGGTAAAATATGTCTCTGGTGTTGCTAAGCTAAGATAACCAGGGTTTCAGAGagaaacatcagcagctgcaggtcgTAGACAGTGAAGCTGGAGTCCACCCATGGCCTCACAGAACCATATGAAGGAAGATCACAGGTGGCTATTTCTCAAGAAAATCCTGGCTTAATCCACTGTCTAGGTTTTGGGATACATCGCCCTGATCATTGTGGCGTTAGTTAAAGAGGAAGCTAACAAGTCAGCAGACGCTGAACTTTAAAAATAGAATTCTCACATATAGCACCTTTACATTACATTTCGATCAAGCAGTGAAGTCACAAAATCACCAGTTTTGTGAAATAAAGTGTGTTATAGTTTATTAGATGCTCACTGATCTCAATCATCTGAACTGACTAGACAGAAAGGCACATTATGGAGCAGTGTTTCAACATCAGTCATAATCTGTGAATTAAAGGGCACCTAAAAATactttgcatgtgttttttgtttcaaatatctATCACTGACTGTGTTCCTCATCTTCAGGATCGAGCTGCGCTCCTTGGGTAAAATTGCAGAAGGAGAGGAGCTCACTGTCTCCTACGTGGACTACTTGAATTTGTCGGAGGAGAGACGGAGGCTTCTGAAAACGCAGTACTACTTTGACTGCACGTGCGAACACTGCAAGAACAAAACCCACGATGATGTGAAGATGGGGGGGAAGGAGGTGGACGGAGTCAAGGTTTGTGCCTCTGATTTTACTCCCCTGGTGGCAAAAAGGGCCAAACGCTCGAGCCACATTTAGAAACGACAGGACCGATAAGAACAGAATGACATACGAGAAGCAGAACTACCGActattttaagcaaagataacTCACAAGTGGATTTGTCTTTCAGTGCATTTACTTGAAGCGGTTAGTAAAGGACAAAGTGgataaaaatgactaatttcaAGTTTATTTGGCTCGAAACAAAGTCTGTAGTTGcactttacagttttaacataAATAGCTGATTTTACATCCTATAACTTTCACTTCACATACAAagcatgtttaaatgtttgatggCCCTCACTAATGGAGAAAAAGCTCAACATTCATGTAAAATGATATTGCAGATATtttgaaaaggttatgaacaattaccatcttacctgctgtagatagctctttgaacagccccactttggagaaacagagtttaattctgatatgattgatgagctaacagctagctcgaacggggccaagaccaaagggaacagctgccattttaaaacaacctcaatgtcaaaaatgtcattgaggtttatgcaaatgctattttaataacttttactCTGACATCAGTTTTGCACTACGTGGATACTCTGAGTGTGGCACAGCGGTGCAGAAGGTCGCATGTGTGAGTGAAAGcatgaatagttgtttgtccgTTTGTGTCTCTCTGTCCCTGTGTACCCCGCCTTCTGcacagtgaccgctggagataggcaccaggtcCCAGATACTAGGAAAGTTTATTTCCTAGAAACATTATGATATTCATGCAGGAAGTGCCCCGGGCTGCAGGGGAAGTACTACAGCTAACCTCTGCTGCAAATAACCAtcaaattctatgtaaatattAGTGTAACGTAATACTCAGAATaatgtaaagtttattaaaatttgcttttagcttggagttgtttcaagacaCCAGCTATCCATTTTGGTCTAGACcggagtagctgttagcttattcagttcagttcatctctttttcctccaaactaTGGTATTGGAAAGAcgttattattcatttttaataacctttacaAAGAACCGCAAACATTAAAATTCCTTTTTGTTAGCAGCCATCTCAGTCAAGGTTTGAGTATAGACTTGATTATATGCTAAATTTGAGTGTCTGATAAGGTCACTTATTACAGAATGTTTTCCaggagaacatttttttttttttgcctaaagtCCCGGACAAGGTTGTTAAAAAAGGGCAAAGGTCTtttccagataaaaaaaatgatcaggTTCCAAGTTTTATGTATCAAGGCAAGGCCCATCTGATTTAATAAAGAATACACAGACACTTAAAAGTCAATATTTCATTAACCTtttctttgttggtttgttgttaGCTTTTTTGTGGAACATTTGATCATTCTCTCCACCCTTACAGCCTTCAGATGAGCAGGTGAAGGAGGCAACAGATTACTGCTTCCAAATGATGGATAAGATGGACAAGGCTCGGTTAAACGGTGACTACCACgaggtattaaaaaaaagatcatctgCGACGCCAAATGACAAACATTAATGTACTTTTAAAAGAACTAACTCgtgcttttcttttgtcttattGCTCTTAAGG is a genomic window containing:
- the smyd1b gene encoding histone-lysine N-methyltransferase SMYD1b isoform X1, producing MESVVIFDSPGKGRGLKAAKEFWAGDVIFSEASIAAVVFDSLAERICHSCFRRQEKLQRCAQCKFAHYCDRTCQRAAWPEHKVECGAIKAYGKVPNENIRLVARVLWRLDKEGSMVSDMQLTTLDELEDHINDMQEHDLKELKVDVHNFLDYWPRTSKQHLIDDISHIFGVINCNGFSVSDQKGLQAVGVGLFPNLCLVNHDCWPNCTVILNHGNQSAVSTVFHSQQRIELRSLGKIAEGEELTVSYVDYLNLSEERRRLLKTQYYFDCTCEHCKNKTHDDVKMGGKEVDGVKPSDEQVKEATDYCFQMMDKMDKARLNGDYHEVSKICRDCIEKTEPILADTHIYLLRMWSTMSEVKAYLQNFEEAAEYARKMVDGYMKLYHPNNPALGMAAMRAGVTHWQAGLIEIGHGMICKAYAILMVTHGPTHPITKDLEAMRVQTEMELRMFKENEYVYYSMREAALKNKPMTMLHEPRSVEEGIKNLFHRK
- the smyd1b gene encoding histone-lysine N-methyltransferase SMYD1b isoform X2, with protein sequence MESVVIFDSPGKGRGLKAAKEFWAGDVIFSEASIAAVVFDSLAERICHSCFRRQEKLQRCAQCKFAHYCDRTCQRAAWPEHKVECGAIKAYGKVPNENIRLVARVLWRLDKEGSMVSDMQLTTLDELEDHINDMQEHDLKELKVDVHNFLDYWPRTSKQHLIDDISHIFGVINCNGFSVSDQKGLQAVGVGLFPNLCLVNHDCWPNCTVILNHGKIELRSLGKIAEGEELTVSYVDYLNLSEERRRLLKTQYYFDCTCEHCKNKTHDDVKMGGKEVDGVKPSDEQVKEATDYCFQMMDKMDKARLNGDYHEVSKICRDCIEKTEPILADTHIYLLRMWSTMSEVKAYLQNFEEAAEYARKMVDGYMKLYHPNNPALGMAAMRAGVTHWQAGLIEIGHGMICKAYAILMVTHGPTHPITKDLEAMRVQTEMELRMFKENEYVYYSMREAALKNKPMTMLHEPRSVEEGIKNLFHRK